The following nucleotide sequence is from Methylotenera sp. G11.
AATGCCCTGTAAGCCAAAAACTGGCAGTTTGACTGCAAAATAATAATACTTGCGCCGTTAAAACACTAACGCCGCTCCAAATATCTGGAGCGGCGCTAAATGATTTCTTAACTACCGAATGAATTCAATCTAAATAATTGCTTAAAGTATTGAATTTATTTGGAAAAGTAAAGTTATTCGCCTTTTGATGGCAATACTTTACGACCACGGTAATAGCCATTTGGGCTAACGTGGTGACGCAAGTGTGTTTCGCCTGTCGTTGGCTCAACTGCTAATGGTGGATTTGTCAAAAAGTCATGTGAACGGTGCATGCCACGTTTCGAAGGTGTCTTTTTGTTTTGCTGAACTGCCATAATAAAACTCCAATAAAATGATTAAAACATCATCTCAATTACTTACAAACCGATGCGGTTAAATGAATAGCGCATCACTAATTTAAGATTACAAAAATAACTAATCCGCAATAATAATATAAAACAAAGCTTTTGTCAGCCTAAATTAAAGCTTTTTATGATTTGATCAAACCCTTGAGCGCCGCAAACGGGTTGGGTTTCTCACCGCTCTGCATAGCGCCGTGAGCACAGTTTCCTGCGTGCAATGGGGCAATTGGTGTCGCCATGATGACTTCATCCTCTATCAGTGCGAGCAGATCCATGTTCTGGCTAGCCTCCTGCAGGTCATAATCGTCACTATCCTCAAGCCCTGCCGCGTCGGCATTGTCGATATTTGCATTGCTTACCAGGTAATTGAAATCGAGGTCGAGTTTGAACGGCATTTGCTCCAGGCAGCGCTGGCAATAAGTAATAAGAGTGCCGCTTAGTGCAAGGTGTAAAAAATGCTGTCCGGCGGCGTTGGTTTCGCCATCCAGGGTGAAGTTGATGCTGCTGCCCTGCAGGTCATCTTTGTGGCCGGTTGCGCTGCTGTCCGCGGGCGCCTGCGACGCCAGAAGTTCGGCAAGCCTCGGGCAGTCTGCAAGCGATAAGGTGCCTGCGAGATGTTCACCTCTTTTGGCAAAAGCAATGTTGTCAATTAGCAATGGTTGGCTACTCATTTTAAATCTTCACTGTGTATTAAATTGTGTATTAAATAATGTAAATATTGGCACATAAATTAGCGCTGGGGTTTTAGCAATCGGCTTGCGCATGCTACAATTACGCGGTTTTTGTATTAAATTTTTAAGGTTTACTACGTGTTCAAAAAAATTCTAGTTGCTAACCGCGGTGAAATCGCAGTGCGTATTGTACGCGCTTGCTCAGAAATGGGCATCAAATCCGTTGCAATTTATTCAGATGCAGATCGTCAGGCTTTGCATGTCAAAAAGGCTGATGAGGCTTACCATATCGGTACAGATCCCGTATCTGGCTATCTTAATGCGCACAATATCGTAAACCTCGCCGTGGCGACAGGCTGTGATGCTTTGCATCCGGGTTATGGTTTCTTGTCCGAGAATCCTGAGCTGGCTGAAATCTGCGAGCGCCGCGGTATTAAATTCATCGGGCCTTGTGCCGATGTGATTCGCCAGATGGGCGATAAAATCCAGGCACGCAATGCAATGACCAATGCAGGCATACCCTGCACGCCTGGCAGCAATGGCAATTTAGAGAATCTGGATGAGGCGATAGCGCTTGCCGCCCAGATTGGTTACCCGGTGATGCTTAAAGCGACCAACGGCGGCGGCGGCCGCGGTATTCGCCGCTGTGACAGCGAAAAAGAATTATTGAGCAATTATGACCGCGTCATCAGTGAAGCAAGCAAAGCTTTTGGCAAACCTGAGGTGTTCCTTGAGAAATGTGTCATATCCCCGCGCCATATTGAAGTGCAGGTGCTGGCTGACTCACAAGGCAACGCAATCCATTTGTTTGAGCGAGATTGCTCTATTCAGCGCCGCAATCAGAAGCTGATTGAAATCGCGCCATCACCGCAACTGAGCCAGGCGCAGCGTGATTATATCGGTGGGCTGGCTGTTAAAGCGGCTAAAGCAGTTGGTTACGAGAACGCAGGCACTGTAGAGTTCCTGCTGGATGCGGACAACACTTTCTATTTCATGGAAATGAATACCCGCCTGCAAGTTGAACATACAGTAACGGAAACGATTACCGGTATCGATATCGTGCAGGAGCAGATACGTGTTGCTTATGGTTTGCCATTGCAATACCAGCAGAGCGATGTACAGTTCCGCGGTTATGCGATGGAATTCCGCATCAATGCTGAAGACCCGAAAAACGGGTTTTTACCGAGTTTTGGCAAGATTACGCGTTACTATGCCCCGGGCGGCCCCGGTGTGCGTATGGATGCGGCCATTTACAGTGGCTATGTGATCCCGCCCTACTATGATTCCATGTGTGCAAAACTCACGGTATGGGCGCTGGATTGGGACAGCGTCATTGAACGCGGTCGCCGTGCGCTGGATGATATGCTGATTTATGGCGTGAAAACAACGATTCCATATTACCAGCAGATTTTGAAGCATCAGGACTTCAAAAATGCAGAGTTCAACACCAGCTTTGTGGAGTCGCATCCTGAACTGGCGAATTATGCTAACGAGCTTCCCCCGGAACTCATTGCGGCTGCAATTTCTGCAGCAATCGCAGCCCATGAAGGCATTTAGTTGCCTTGGTAGCGATAGCAGGCAACCCTTTAA
It contains:
- the rpmF gene encoding 50S ribosomal protein L32, with protein sequence MAVQQNKKTPSKRGMHRSHDFLTNPPLAVEPTTGETHLRHHVSPNGYYRGRKVLPSKGE
- a CDS encoding YceD family protein, which produces MSSQPLLIDNIAFAKRGEHLAGTLSLADCPRLAELLASQAPADSSATGHKDDLQGSSINFTLDGETNAAGQHFLHLALSGTLITYCQRCLEQMPFKLDLDFNYLVSNANIDNADAAGLEDSDDYDLQEASQNMDLLALIEDEVIMATPIAPLHAGNCAHGAMQSGEKPNPFAALKGLIKS
- a CDS encoding acetyl-CoA carboxylase biotin carboxylase subunit, whose amino-acid sequence is MFKKILVANRGEIAVRIVRACSEMGIKSVAIYSDADRQALHVKKADEAYHIGTDPVSGYLNAHNIVNLAVATGCDALHPGYGFLSENPELAEICERRGIKFIGPCADVIRQMGDKIQARNAMTNAGIPCTPGSNGNLENLDEAIALAAQIGYPVMLKATNGGGGRGIRRCDSEKELLSNYDRVISEASKAFGKPEVFLEKCVISPRHIEVQVLADSQGNAIHLFERDCSIQRRNQKLIEIAPSPQLSQAQRDYIGGLAVKAAKAVGYENAGTVEFLLDADNTFYFMEMNTRLQVEHTVTETITGIDIVQEQIRVAYGLPLQYQQSDVQFRGYAMEFRINAEDPKNGFLPSFGKITRYYAPGGPGVRMDAAIYSGYVIPPYYDSMCAKLTVWALDWDSVIERGRRALDDMLIYGVKTTIPYYQQILKHQDFKNAEFNTSFVESHPELANYANELPPELIAAAISAAIAAHEGI